From the Coleofasciculus sp. FACHB-T130 genome, the window TCTCCCCAGCGAGGGAAGTTCACAAAAATTCGACCGTCCTGAGACACGGTGACGCCAGTAAGCATCGGCCCATTAAAGGAGGCAACTGATTCAATGTTGCCAATCGTTTTCTCAGCAGGTTTCTCAACAAGTTTCTGTGTGGGTTCTTGTGCGGATAGCGCCCGACCGGATGATGCAAAGGGAATTGTCACCACAAGGCTTAAAAGAATTGGAAGCGATCGCCAACCCAGTTTTCCCACGTCTCTCTCCAGATACTTCACGGTGTCAGCACTACTGACTGAATGCTTCGTCAACACTCCTGCAACGCCAACGTCCAGCCGTGACGTCCTAGCAGACTGCTGATACCCCCTCTTATATTAGATGGCATTCATGGTTTCAATTCACTGACGAGACGCAACCCATTGACATCTCGACCACAGAACTAACAAAACACCTATTTCTGTCCAAAAGATTGACTTTCAGCAGTAAGAATCTCGCCAGCTTCTAACTCTTGTTGGAAACGCTGGCGATTTTCTTCTGCCTCTTGTTCAAGTTTTTCAACCAAGTGATAAACTTCTGCAAGCAAATTATTAATCTTGACGGTGTTTTCACCCCGATCAGAGCGGTCAAGTTCCATAGTTTGACCTTATGGTTTTAGTACAACTTTGATGCAGTTGTCTTTTTTATTTTTGAAAATTTCGTAACCGTGTTTCGCCTCTTCTAAAGGCAAGCGGTGTGTGATGACGAAAGAGGGATCGATATCGCCATTTTGGATATGTTCCAACAACGGTTTCAAGTATCTATGGACGTGTGTTTGTCCCATCTTGAACGTCAAGCCTTTGTTGAAAGCAGCGCCCATTGGAATCTTGTCGAGGAATCCACCGTAAACACCCGCTAGCGATACATGACCACCCTTGCTACAAGCGACAATGACTTGCCTCAGGGCGGTGGGGCGATCGGTTTCCATTCGCACGGCTTGCTTGACTTTATCGTAAAAAGCATCCGGCCCGGTACCGTGTGCTTCCATGCCGACGGCATCCAGACAAGAATCTGGCCCGCGTCCGCCAGTCATCTCTTTGAGTGCTTCACCGACATCGAGTTCTTCATAGTTGAGAATTTCTGCCCCGCATTGTTCTTTAGCCATTTGTAAGCGTTCGGGAATGCGGTCGATAGCGATAACGCGATGGGCACCTAGCATGAAGGCACTTTTGATTGCGAACTGTCCGACTGGCCCGCAGCCCCAGACAGCTACAATATCACCCGGTTTAATGTTGCAATTTTCCGCTGCCATGTAGCCGGTCGGGAAAATATCCGTCAGGAACAGTACCTGATCGTCTGTCAATCCATCGGGAATTTTGAACAAACCGACATCGGCAAAAGGCACCCGCGCATACTCCGCTTGACCTCCAGCATAGCCGCCGAACAAGTGGGAGTAGCCGAAAAGTCCTGATGGCGAATGACCGTACATCTGTTCAGCCATCCAGCCGTTCGGGTTGGAGTTATCGCACAGCGACCA encodes:
- a CDS encoding zinc-dependent alcohol dehydrogenase — its product is MKAVCWHGNNDVRVDNVPDPKILNPRDAIVKITSTAICGSDLHIYDGFIPTMQAGDILGHEFMGEVVELGSAVKNVKIGDRVVVPFTIACGNCLFCNRDLWSLCDNSNPNGWMAEQMYGHSPSGLFGYSHLFGGYAGGQAEYARVPFADVGLFKIPDGLTDDQVLFLTDIFPTGYMAAENCNIKPGDIVAVWGCGPVGQFAIKSAFMLGAHRVIAIDRIPERLQMAKEQCGAEILNYEELDVGEALKEMTGGRGPDSCLDAVGMEAHGTGPDAFYDKVKQAVRMETDRPTALRQVIVACSKGGHVSLAGVYGGFLDKIPMGAAFNKGLTFKMGQTHVHRYLKPLLEHIQNGDIDPSFVITHRLPLEEAKHGYEIFKNKKDNCIKVVLKP